GGTTCCTTGAAATctcctttggttttttgtttgtttgttttttaaagattttatttatttatttgtcagagagaacacgAGCTGGgtgaacagcaggcagagggaaaggcaagcagagggagaagcaggctccccactgaccatggagcccaatgtgggactcgatcccaggaccctgagatcatgatctgagccgaaggcagacgcttaatggactgagccactcaggcatcccttgaAGTCTCCTTTGAACTGCTTTTACCATTTTACTAGTTCCCTCATTAATTAATGAGACAATAAAATCTTTAGTGGCATTTACTTTTAATTCATATGACAGTCACACTCttactttgttttgaaaaaaaaatcttttaaaggcaAAGACTGTACATTAACTAAAGAAGCTAAGTCCTTAGAGACCCAAAAAATGAGaccatttttattgtttaaataaaaGTCAAGGGTATGACTTGTCCTTTGAAACACCTTatatttattaactcatttaatcttctcaacaACTCTGAGGGAGAGGTACCATAACTATTCCCGTTTTATAGAttataagaggaaaataaaatgacgGGAAGTAACTTGTCTGTATTCCAGAGACAAAACCTACGAATTTGGGCTCCAGAATCCACGTGATAAACCATCACACAACAGCACCACACCAGGTTTTCTTGCCGAAAGAAGACAGCCCTAAACATTCATAGCTAATATTTAAACCAGGGCTTCTCAGCCACAGCACAATCGGCATTTGTGGTTGAATAATTCTTTGTTCTGAGGAGCCATCCTGTGCATAGCAGGATGTTCGGCATCACCCCTACCTTCCGTCTACTCAACACCCCACGCCCCCCACCTCAATTGTGACAACAAggatgtctccagacattgccagatgtctCCTTGGAGGCAAAATTGTCCCTGGATAAGAAACACTGATCCAAACCAATGCTTAAGACAAGCTAACGAAATTAAATCTTTCACATATGAATACATAAATCATTGTGAAACACAGAGAGAATTCTTCAAAATTTATGAAAACTGTCGAATCAATCAACAGGTTGATATGCCAGTAGAAGATACATTTAGTGGTGATTACCTTATGGCTGACTGTATCTCAACAGCAGGAAGGGTGTGATTTTTTGAAGGATCTGTAACCACAAACCAGAATGACACCCGCTGGGTTACATTGCAAAGCAGGACATGGGAAATTCTGCagatgatggagaaaaaaaatacattataagcaAATAGTGACCGATTCCATTAGAACATCCACTCCGGCATAACTACCATCTTAAAAGGTGTCTTAGCTATGAAgtcatttttactgttttaagaAATGCcttattaagaagaaaataacacaGGAAATCTCCTTTGTTTCAAACTCAGATAGTTGGGAATCACTCCTTAAATGAGAATCtaccaaaatgagaaaataaccaAAGTACACAGTCAAGAGTGTTAAGGATCTCATTCTTCATCACCTGTTAGCTGACAAGCATCCCTGCTTCCCCAACACTGAGCCTCTTTCGAAACCACAGACGCCTCTGGCGTTGCCTCAACCAGCTGTTCTTAGTCTCATTCAGACTGGCACATCTCAGATCCAGACAAATCAGTTGCCACTCCCTGGTCCCATATTGCTTGCTGTGCTGGCCACACCGCCGTCCCTTTCCCACTCCAATACTGGAGCGGACACACTAGGAGACCTCCAAGCTGAAGTGCTATCATCAATTTATCAGCAGTCTTTAAACACTGTTTCTGTAATTATTTGCATTCCAACTGTCAATGGGAATGTGCCACACCACTCTGAGGACATACATTGCCAGGACATATGACAGGAAAGAAATGACATTAGTATTCAGATGGGAAACAATCATATATGAATGTATGAAAGATATAAAGGTTGAAAATTGCAGGAGAGTCCCCATAACTCAATGTTGCCAGGGCTAAAACATAAATCATGAACGCATTCACCGTTTTCGTAGGAGCAAAACTGCAAAAAGTGACATGAGCAACCGTTCTGGAAGATGGAAGCACACATCACCTTTACTAATAAATGTAAATTCCTCTTCCCTTAAAAGAGCATTCAGGTGCCATTTTTACAATAATGAAGAAGGAGAGTGCCATTCTGTCGGTTTTCTGTAGTTTTCAGGACCCGATAGAAATGACTACATTTTCTCCCGCTAAGTGTCAGGTACAAACGCCGAAGCAGCCCTCGTGGCCCCTGTGCCTAGAGCCATGGCCGGGGACCTGCAGTGCGACCTGGAGGGTTCCCTGTCCTCAGCAGCAGGCGCGCCCGGGGCAGTTGCCGCGTCCgcggggcccgggcctggctgGTGCAGGAGCCCTGTCCAGAAGGTTCCCCGCGTGAGACACCACGTGAGACCCCACGTGCCGTCCTTGCGCCGCGATCTCAACGGTCGCCCCAGCCCTGCGTGTTCTGCGTCCGCAGACATTCGGAGCCCTTGCGGAAGCCGTATTTCGCCCTCCGAGGCCCCGACCCCGCCGCACCGCGACCATGGGCAGCTACCTGAGCAGACACCTGGGCAGATACCTGGGCACAGCCAAGGCCGCGCTGCTACGCCCCGCTTGGGGGCACCGGTACCTGCGGGCCAGGCCCGCCCACCGCCCCCAGGGCCCGGTTCAGAGCCAAGTCATCTCGTTGCACCAGGAGCGCTGGATGCGGAGCCGGACCCGCCTCCCGCTGCCGCCCCACCTGGACCACCCCCGAGTCCAGAGGACGACAGTCCCCAAGGCCCGGAGGAGCTTCCACGGCAAGTCCCCCCTCCGCAGCTTCCTGGGGCTGGATTTCTCTAGCAGTCGCGAGAGTTTCGTGACGCACTGCCTCTGGAAGGCCCAGAACGTCCTGAACGTCTGGAACATGGTGACCGTCAACATCACTCCTCCTGAGGACGGCGGGAGCCCCAGCAGCCgcccagccacccaggagccgccGCAGTCCTGCGCCAAGGAGATCCGGCCGAGGGCTCGCAGCCCGggccagagagggaaaaggaggagccGCAGACGTCTCCGGTTCGAAGGCCCCCCGGccaagagaaggaggcagagcccAGGGGCCAGGCCATCCGCCTTCCGGCCTGTGTGGAAGGATGGCCTGGTCCCTTCCTTCGTGCCCAGGCCTGGGCCTCTGAGAAGAGGCCTCTTCTCCTGGCATCCCGGCGACGGAGAGGACACCCGGCCCGGGCCCGACCTGCTGCCAGGACACCATCAGGCCACAGGAGAGTCATCGGGCCTCGTCCTGAGATCAGATGAGCATGCCCCAGGGCCTGGGCCCTCCCGCATCCTGGCGTCCCCCTGGTATCCTGAGCCACCTCCAGAGACTCAAACCAGCAGTCCTTTCACCACGCTGACCCGCGCTCTACCCCCGCATGAGTGACTGTCCCCGGCAGCCAGCCCTCACCACCTGGGCAGGCAGCTCCGCCCAGGCCCCAGACCCACCTCCCTTGAGCCCACAGGGCTGCGATCCaacctccccttcctcctgccctcccccctgcccacCTTCTCCCTGGAGACACACTTAGcaggaaggcctgcttctccccgttTCCCAGTGTCTTGAGTGAAAGCAGCGTTCTTGTGTTAGTAACAATAATAAAGGTGCGTTATACTATGAGTGTCATCTTTCTCTCAAAGGGACATACACAAGGATTTTGTCTACACCGAGAATTCTCTGTCTTGGCACTGTTAACACTTGGGGCCAGGTAATTctttcctggtccttgggtgctgtcctctgcaTCGTAGGGTTTTAGCACAATCCCTGGCCTCTGTCTTCTAGGGGCCAGCCGGCAGCACACCCACAttgtgaaaatacaaaaatatttcccAAC
This region of Meles meles chromosome X, mMelMel3.1 paternal haplotype, whole genome shotgun sequence genomic DNA includes:
- the LOC123934526 gene encoding POM121-like protein 2 → MGSYLSRHLGRYLGTAKAALLRPAWGHRYLRARPAHRPQGPVQSQVISLHQERWMRSRTRLPLPPHLDHPRVQRTTVPKARRSFHGKSPLRSFLGLDFSSSRESFVTHCLWKAQNVLNVWNMVTVNITPPEDGGSPSSRPATQEPPQSCAKEIRPRARSPGQRGKRRSRRRLRFEGPPAKRRRQSPGARPSAFRPVWKDGLVPSFVPRPGPLRRGLFSWHPGDGEDTRPGPDLLPGHHQATGESSGLVLRSDEHAPGPGPSRILASPWYPEPPPETQTSSPFTTLTRALPPHE